From one Sorangium aterium genomic stretch:
- a CDS encoding RNA polymerase sigma factor codes for MGTAEPHPPSRRLRLVSSQGAAGQGAGGPPSPATASDEELLLAFQRGERGIGLRLYEHLLPVVDRTLYRILGCREQDHADLVQGAFEQIVSTLTKRKFAGECSLAGWASVIACHVGLSALRARRRERKVIDRTPGSPEPGAELEPPSQGADPEREVSAQRDLEALRRHLAAMDGDRAAALLLHAMGYSLKEIADLTGVSVAAAQSRLSRGRRELQARFEPEAAARRDPARPEEPR; via the coding sequence ATGGGAACCGCCGAGCCCCACCCCCCAAGCCGCCGGCTCAGGCTCGTCTCCTCCCAGGGCGCCGCGGGGCAGGGCGCCGGGGGCCCGCCCTCGCCCGCGACCGCCAGCGACGAGGAGCTCCTGCTCGCCTTCCAGCGGGGCGAACGAGGGATCGGCCTGCGGCTCTACGAGCACCTGCTGCCGGTCGTCGACCGGACCCTCTACCGCATCCTGGGTTGCCGCGAGCAGGACCACGCCGACCTCGTGCAGGGCGCGTTCGAGCAAATAGTGAGCACGCTTACCAAACGCAAGTTCGCGGGGGAGTGCAGCCTGGCGGGCTGGGCGTCGGTCATCGCCTGCCATGTCGGCCTGAGCGCGCTGCGCGCCCGCCGGCGCGAGCGCAAGGTCATCGATCGCACGCCGGGGTCGCCGGAGCCCGGTGCCGAGCTCGAGCCGCCCTCGCAGGGCGCCGACCCCGAGCGAGAGGTGAGCGCGCAGCGCGATCTCGAGGCCCTGCGCCGGCACCTCGCGGCGATGGACGGCGACCGCGCGGCCGCGCTGCTGCTCCACGCAATGGGCTATTCCCTCAAGGAAATCGCTGATTTAACAGGTGTTTCCGTGGCCGCGGCCCAGTCGCGGCTGTCGCGGGGGCGGCGGGAGCTCCAGGCGCGCTTTGAACCCGAGGCGGCGGCGCGACGCGACCCCGCTCGACCCGAGGAGCCACGATGA
- a CDS encoding FecR domain-containing protein, with protein sequence MKQDDVDATPNERAAAAGVDGVEASLRALVEQPVPPLPRVQARYLQQRIAGRIDQLAAEAAERRARGARQKRAALAAAALAAALTAAAAGVFIMVRTREAPPAAAQVTALQGSVEIAAGDATRSPPSLSLVPLASDEELRTGEGARAKASLATGATVEVGPSTRVRFAPVGAGRDRAGDVVALEQGRIAVEVPPLPAGMSLSVHTSDAVVTVHGTRFSVERRPDAAGEPAETRVSVVEGRVAVRRGEVERFLGPGETWSSRDEERRSDRPAEGQPGDAPAPPRDGQDSDGQDSAAGEGGRGDKAGEGGAGEPRTPRDAREAPARTSLTAENELLQGAMAARRRGQPRRAIERLDLLLARYPDSPLAEIARVERLRAVEMLGDKERTAAEARRYLKDYPQGFGREEATSASRPGGARP encoded by the coding sequence ATGAAGCAGGACGACGTTGACGCCACCCCGAACGAGCGCGCCGCGGCGGCCGGCGTGGACGGCGTGGAGGCCTCGCTGCGGGCGCTTGTCGAGCAACCGGTGCCGCCGCTGCCCAGGGTCCAGGCGCGGTACCTCCAGCAGCGGATCGCCGGCCGCATCGATCAGCTCGCCGCCGAGGCGGCGGAGCGGCGCGCCCGCGGCGCCCGGCAGAAGCGGGCCGCCCTCGCCGCGGCGGCGCTGGCGGCCGCCCTGACCGCGGCGGCCGCCGGCGTCTTCATCATGGTCCGGACGCGCGAGGCCCCGCCCGCCGCGGCGCAGGTGACGGCGCTCCAGGGCTCGGTCGAGATCGCGGCAGGGGATGCGACCCGCTCGCCGCCGTCGCTCTCCCTCGTGCCGCTCGCGAGCGACGAGGAGCTGCGGACCGGCGAGGGCGCGCGGGCGAAGGCGTCGCTCGCGACGGGCGCCACCGTCGAGGTCGGGCCCTCGACCCGCGTGAGGTTCGCGCCGGTGGGCGCCGGGCGCGACCGCGCAGGCGACGTCGTCGCCCTCGAGCAGGGCAGGATCGCCGTCGAGGTGCCGCCGCTGCCGGCGGGCATGAGCCTGTCGGTGCACACGTCGGACGCGGTGGTCACGGTGCACGGGACGCGCTTCTCCGTCGAGCGGCGGCCCGACGCGGCGGGAGAGCCGGCCGAGACGCGCGTGTCGGTCGTGGAAGGGCGGGTCGCCGTGCGCCGCGGCGAGGTCGAGCGCTTCCTCGGCCCAGGCGAGACGTGGTCGTCCCGCGACGAGGAGCGCCGATCGGACCGGCCCGCCGAGGGACAGCCGGGCGACGCGCCGGCGCCGCCTCGCGATGGGCAGGACAGCGATGGGCAGGACAGCGCCGCCGGCGAGGGCGGCAGGGGCGACAAGGCCGGCGAGGGCGGCGCCGGGGAGCCGCGCACGCCGCGCGACGCGCGCGAGGCCCCGGCGCGCACCTCGCTCACGGCCGAGAACGAGCTGCTCCAGGGCGCGATGGCGGCGCGGCGGCGCGGGCAGCCGAGGCGGGCGATCGAGCGGCTCGATCTCCTCCTCGCCCGCTACCCGGACTCGCCGCTCGCCGAGATCGCCCGCGTGGAGCGCCTGCGCGCCGTCGAGATGCTCGGCGACAAGGAACGGACGGCGGCGGAGGCGCGCCGGTACCTCAAGGACTACCCGCAGGGCTTCGGGCGCGAGGAGGCCACGTCCGCCTCCCGCCCCGGCGGCGCTCGCCCCTGA
- a CDS encoding endo-1,4-beta-xylanase — MRSAPFTLLLSAFLFAAGCSDSGDGNGDETTGSGGATGGTGGGTTSGSSGATSGSGGATSASSGATSGSGGGATSASSGATSGSGGGATSASSGTGGEGAGGSDGAGGGASARVPAASASTLREAGEKANPPILIGAAISGGGLGNNDYKRVAGAEHSYVTAENEMKWDSLEPSAGNFSWGSADNIVNWARQNNMKIKGHTLVWHNQLPGWMSSMTGKDNVTAAMRRHITQVMGHFKDRVDTWDVVNEAVQTDSDTGVGNPRMRPSVFLNQIGENYIDLAFQIAREQDPKAKLYYNDYSIDARNAKVDFVYNMVKGMVDRGVPIDGVGFQMHIGPPNNEATGADVAANMKRFTDLGLEVLISEMDINRCGGVVTAEEQLAYYHDIVEACFKLPKCTAITFWGINDGRSWLNSWSGALCNGQSSQSLLFNDQYGKKETYNRVMNALLGK; from the coding sequence ATGAGATCAGCACCCTTCACACTTCTCCTCTCGGCATTCCTGTTTGCAGCCGGCTGCTCGGACAGCGGTGACGGCAATGGAGATGAGACGACCGGCAGCGGCGGCGCGACGGGCGGCACCGGCGGAGGCACGACGAGCGGCAGCAGCGGCGCGACGAGCGGCAGCGGCGGCGCGACGAGCGCCAGCAGCGGCGCGACGAGCGGCAGCGGCGGCGGCGCGACGAGCGCCAGCAGCGGCGCGACGAGCGGCAGCGGCGGCGGCGCGACGAGCGCCAGCAGCGGCACCGGCGGCGAAGGCGCGGGCGGCAGCGATGGCGCGGGCGGCGGCGCCAGCGCCAGAGTCCCTGCGGCGAGCGCCAGCACGCTGCGGGAGGCCGGTGAGAAGGCGAACCCCCCGATCTTGATCGGAGCGGCCATCTCCGGTGGTGGTCTCGGCAACAACGACTACAAGCGCGTCGCCGGCGCCGAGCACAGCTACGTGACGGCGGAGAACGAGATGAAGTGGGACTCGCTCGAGCCCAGCGCGGGGAACTTCAGCTGGGGCTCCGCGGACAACATCGTGAACTGGGCGCGCCAGAACAACATGAAGATCAAGGGCCACACCCTGGTGTGGCACAACCAGCTGCCTGGCTGGATGAGCTCCATGACCGGCAAGGACAATGTAACGGCGGCCATGCGAAGGCACATCACCCAGGTCATGGGGCACTTCAAGGACCGGGTCGACACCTGGGACGTCGTCAACGAGGCCGTCCAGACCGACAGCGACACCGGGGTCGGCAATCCCCGCATGAGGCCCTCGGTGTTCCTCAACCAGATCGGGGAGAACTACATCGACCTCGCCTTCCAGATCGCGAGAGAGCAGGATCCGAAGGCCAAGCTCTATTACAACGACTACAGCATCGACGCGCGCAACGCGAAGGTCGACTTCGTCTACAACATGGTCAAGGGGATGGTCGATCGGGGGGTCCCGATCGACGGCGTCGGGTTCCAGATGCACATCGGGCCGCCGAACAACGAGGCCACTGGAGCGGACGTGGCGGCGAACATGAAGCGCTTCACCGACCTGGGCCTGGAGGTGCTGATCTCCGAGATGGACATCAACCGCTGCGGCGGCGTGGTCACGGCGGAGGAGCAGCTCGCGTACTACCACGACATCGTCGAGGCCTGCTTCAAGCTGCCCAAGTGCACGGCCATCACCTTCTGGGGCATCAACGACGGCAGGTCGTGGCTCAACAGCTGGAGCGGGGCGCTGTGCAACGGGCAAAGCTCGCAGTCGCTGCTCTTCAACGACCAGTACGGGAAGAAGGAGACCTACAACCGGGTGATGAACGCCCTGCTGGGCAAGTAG
- a CDS encoding L-type lectin-domain containing protein → MQSSQPLRSSHAAAGAGRPARAKALFLLPALAAAVSMCGGRSDILLEPGTEGAGPEEPGPDEPGPDEPGPGCVPTPEVCDGLDNDCDRIVDEGCVCAEGERRSCYTGPPGTQSVGMCKAGDQVCSGNAWGPCTGESVPAHEEACDLVDNDCDGQTDEGICPAGTACGVSLAADMASLPKGWSFNGDAFWDADRLAGVLTEAEHGQAGTIIYRNPLAADVFTATFEFRLGGGDGMGFMLQTTGETAVGDGGGGLGMAGLAGFGVEIDTYHNLGCTDANKNHVGVDDLTKPCDGGVLGSLGQGTSGVALGDGAFHKAQIELDKGKVSLNIDGKLQFQGFAIPGFPVGSKFFYGFAAGTGAATARQEIRNVKITFPSPRCL, encoded by the coding sequence ATGCAATCTTCACAGCCACTCCGCTCTTCCCACGCAGCGGCAGGCGCAGGCCGGCCAGCGCGCGCAAAGGCCCTCTTCCTGCTCCCGGCGCTCGCCGCCGCCGTGTCCATGTGCGGCGGTCGGAGCGATATCCTCCTGGAGCCAGGCACCGAGGGGGCAGGCCCGGAGGAGCCAGGCCCCGATGAGCCAGGCCCCGACGAGCCAGGCCCCGGGTGTGTCCCGACGCCGGAGGTGTGCGACGGCCTCGACAACGACTGTGATCGGATCGTCGATGAAGGCTGCGTTTGCGCGGAGGGCGAAAGACGGAGCTGTTACACGGGCCCTCCGGGCACCCAGAGCGTCGGGATGTGCAAGGCGGGCGATCAAGTCTGCTCCGGCAATGCCTGGGGTCCGTGCACCGGCGAGAGCGTGCCGGCGCACGAGGAGGCGTGCGACCTCGTCGACAACGATTGCGATGGGCAGACCGACGAGGGCATATGCCCCGCTGGAACCGCCTGCGGCGTGAGCCTCGCCGCGGACATGGCCTCACTGCCAAAAGGGTGGTCCTTCAATGGGGACGCCTTCTGGGATGCCGACAGGCTGGCTGGCGTGCTCACCGAGGCCGAACACGGGCAGGCAGGCACCATCATCTACCGGAATCCCCTCGCCGCCGACGTCTTCACCGCGACGTTCGAGTTCCGCCTCGGCGGCGGCGACGGGATGGGCTTCATGCTCCAGACGACAGGAGAGACGGCCGTGGGCGACGGCGGCGGCGGCCTCGGTATGGCCGGGCTCGCCGGCTTCGGCGTCGAGATCGACACCTACCACAACCTCGGTTGCACAGACGCCAACAAGAACCACGTGGGCGTGGACGATCTCACAAAGCCTTGCGACGGGGGCGTCCTCGGCTCGCTGGGCCAGGGGACGAGCGGCGTCGCGCTCGGCGACGGCGCGTTCCATAAAGCGCAGATCGAGCTCGACAAGGGCAAGGTGAGCCTGAACATCGACGGCAAGCTCCAGTTCCAGGGATTCGCCATCCCCGGCTTCCCCGTCGGGTCGAAGTTCTTTTATGGCTTCGCCGCCGGCACGGGCGCCGCCACCGCGCGCCAGGAGATCCGGAATGTGAAGATCACTTTCCCCTCGCCCCGCTGCCTCTGA
- a CDS encoding alpha/beta hydrolase family protein, which yields MAERSISIPIVGSSPVSGVIHAPRTRAKRSGLAVVLGHGAGNDMNAPLVVDVAGRLAARGHTVLRFNFVYKELGRKAPDRQPLLEKAFEAAIGRVLEDRPERLVIGGKSMGGRIASLLAARGVRADGLLFLGYPLHPAGKRSPLRDAHLPAIPAPLLFLQGTRDPLCDLTLLRPVLKRLGERPSLHVIEGGDHSLDLLKSAGRTRESVLEEIDLAIDGWLKARVLSPRPKAP from the coding sequence ATGGCCGAGCGCTCCATCTCGATTCCGATCGTCGGCAGCAGCCCTGTCTCGGGCGTGATCCACGCTCCGAGGACGCGAGCGAAGCGCTCCGGCCTGGCCGTCGTCCTCGGCCATGGCGCCGGCAACGACATGAACGCGCCCCTCGTTGTCGACGTCGCCGGGCGGCTGGCGGCGCGAGGGCACACCGTTCTCCGTTTCAATTTCGTCTACAAGGAGCTCGGCCGGAAGGCGCCCGATCGGCAGCCGCTCCTCGAGAAGGCGTTCGAGGCGGCGATCGGGAGGGTGCTCGAGGACCGGCCGGAGCGCCTCGTGATAGGCGGCAAATCGATGGGAGGGCGGATCGCGTCGCTCCTCGCGGCCCGCGGCGTCCGCGCGGACGGGCTGCTGTTCCTCGGCTATCCGCTCCACCCCGCGGGCAAGCGCTCGCCGCTCCGGGACGCGCACCTGCCCGCGATCCCCGCGCCGCTCCTGTTCCTCCAGGGCACGCGCGACCCGCTGTGTGATCTCACGCTCCTCCGGCCCGTCCTGAAGCGCCTCGGGGAGCGGCCCAGCCTGCACGTGATCGAGGGCGGCGACCACTCGCTCGATCTCCTCAAGTCCGCGGGGCGGACCAGGGAGAGCGTGCTCGAGGAGATCGACCTCGCGATCGACGGTTGGCTGAAGGCGCGGGTCCTCTCCCCGCGCCCGAAGGCGCCGTGA